TTGAAAACTGAAGATAGACTGATCAGTCCGTGGTTGCCTCTACTCACCCCGAAGAGCTGGAGGCTCTGGCCTCCGAGAAGAGAAAACCACCAACTGCAGTCACCGCTCCGTCAGCACAACCCGTTGTTTCCCCACACTCTCCAGCACCCCCCACCCTCGCTCCCTGTTCCTCATCCAAGGATCCAGGTATGTACCTGGGGTTCTGCGAGTCTCTTGCAGGGCCTCAGGGGAGTTATGCAGCATCAGGAGAGCCTCGGCAGCATCCATGACCTTCTGCCTGTGTTCCTCAGCAGACAAGCTGCCCTGGTTGGAGGCGTCTGGGCCCTGGGTGTAGACTTCAGGGACCTGGTTGGGCATGGTGTTGCTCTGGCCGAAGATGACAGGAACCTGGATAGCAGTGCCAGGGTTCTGGGAAGAGATGCTGGAGACCTGAAGAGTAATAGAGTGAGAGGATGAACTCTGACAAAAcacgctcccctcccccaaggtaACAGACCCTTCGGCCCCCATTCCTTCCCACCCAACACCCATCTCTAAGAGGTTCT
The Mus pahari unplaced genomic scaffold, PAHARI_EIJ_v1.1 scaffold_15781_1, whole genome shotgun sequence genome window above contains:
- the LOC110314890 gene encoding doublesex- and mab-3-related transcription factor C1-like — protein: FPNVIVQLSASTAAPVVPAQVLVSSISSQNPGTAIQVPVIFGQSNTMPNQVPEVYTQGPDASNQGSLSAEEHRQKVMDAAEALLMLHNSPEALQETRRTPGTYLDPWMRNRERGWGVLESVGKQRVVLTER